The Malus sylvestris chromosome 12, drMalSylv7.2, whole genome shotgun sequence genome contains a region encoding:
- the LOC126593141 gene encoding uncharacterized protein LOC126593141 isoform X3 translates to MVWLNIKIIPGCFINLKIYLLNRFAASLILTILMRILTMISNLYKLGQIKDLMQDLSTKHIIPYMEQKIRALNQQVAATRKGFRNQIKNLWWRKGKDDVVDSPSGPMYTFNSIESQIRVLGDYAFMLCDYELALSNYRLISTDYKLDKAWKRYAGVQEMMGLAYFMLDQSRKDAEYCMENAFTTYLKVAPSSQQNATRCGLWWVEMLKTRYQYKEAATVYFRVCTEEPLHSAVMLEQASYCYLLSRPPMLHKYGFHLVLSGDRYKKCDQVKHAIRTYRGAMSVYTGTTWSHIKDHVHFHIGQWYALLGLYDLAVNHVLEVLACSHQSKKTQELFLRDFLQIVQKAGKAVEVSKLQLPEINISSVRVIFEDHRTYASSAAANVKEKIWVSLEEEMIPNLSTARTNWLELQSKLVPKKYKDSNVCVAGEAVRIDIEFKNPLQIPLLLSSVSLICELSAGSDEMKSDASSSLTEIQDGESTNLIHRDVNLESSLFSLSDVDFSLAGGEKIVVQLTVTPRIEGILQIVGVKWKLSGSVVGFHKFDTNPMKKISRKRIQKAKHPHSDNLKFVVVKSVPKLEGVIHPPPKRAYAGDLRHLVLELKNKSEFAVKNLKIKISHPRFLNLGKQESLNTEFPACLEKTNSDRSAEHANPNDISQALFLFPEDTIIQGETPLLWPLWFRAAVPGNISLYITIYYEMGDTSSTMRYRTLRMHYNLQVLPSLDVSFLISPCPSRLQEFLVRMDVVNKTSSESFEIQQLSSVGNQWEISLLQPVDDIIPSQSLTAHQALSCFFMLKNHGKSSTSEDEKSSHSRLRRTDLRFSNGPLFDIASSPLADFHHSERLHQEILHKGDTNPVDFILISRPLKNDINPEVSEPPHLYSHHACHCSTASPSPISWLVDGPRTLYHNFSASFCEINLSMTIYNSSDVVSSVRINTSDSSTSDHSGDATPVQPATSSGNQDGWHDLSLATDIKVTSDALGSQVSKSIPVESVSPFIWSGSSSTRVQLDPMSRTEIPLQVCVFSPGTHDLSNYVLHWNLLLSNDQENWDGRSSGTCQGYPYYLTVLQSD, encoded by the exons GTTGCTGCAACAAGGAAAGGTTTCAggaatcaaataaaaaatctatggtggagaaaaggaaaagatgaTGTGGTGGATTCTCCCAGTGGCCCTAT GTATACCTTTAACTCCATTGAATCCCAAATTAGAGTTTTGGGTGATTATGCCTTCATGCTATGTGATTATGAACTTGCATTGTCAAATTATCGCCTAATATCCACAGATTACAAGCTTGACAAAGCCTGGAAACGCTATGCTGGCGTACAG GAAATGATGGGGCTTGCATATTTCATGTTAGACCAATCAAGAAAGGATGCAGAGTATTGCATGGAAAACGCATTTACTACCTattta AAAGTTGCACCATCTAGCCAGCAAAATGCAACTAGGTGTGGTCTTTGGTGGGTGGAGATGTTGAAGACAAGATATCAGTATAAAGAGGCTGCAACTGTTTACTTCCGTGTTTGTACTGAG GAGCCGCTACATTCTGCTGTAATGCTTGAGCAAGCTTCTTATTGTTACTTGCTGTCTAGACCGCCTATGTTGCACAAATATGGATTTCATCTTGTTCTTTCTGGTGACCGTTACAAGAAATGTGATCAG GTCAAACATGCAATTCGCACATATAGAGGTGCCATGTCTGTGTATACAGGAACTACGTGGAGTCATATCAAAGACCATGTTCATTTCCATATTGGACA GTGGTATGCTCTTCTTGGGCTATATGATTTGGCTGTAAATCATGTGTTGGAGGTCCTGGCCTGTAGTCATCAGTCCAAGAAAACGCAGGAGTTATTCCTGAGAGACTTCCTTCAAATTGTTCAG AAAGCAGGGAAAGCAGTTGAAGTATCAAAGCTTCAATTGCCAGAGATCAATATTTCATCTGTTAGGGTAATTTTTGAGGATCATCGGACTTATGCATCATCTGCAGCT GCAAATGTCAAGGAAAAAATATGGGTCTCCTTAGAGGAGGAAATGATTCCAAATTTGTCTACCGCTAGAACTAATTGGTTGGAGTTACAATCAAAGCTTGTCCCAAAGAAGTACAAAGATTCAAATGTTTGTGTTGCAGGAG AAGCTGTCAGGATTGATATTGAATTCAAAAACCCATTGCAAATCCCCCTCCTCCTGTCTAGTGTTTCCCTAATATGCGAGCTTTCTGCAGGCTCTGATGAAATGAAATCTG ATGCAAGTAGCTCGTTGACGGAGATTCAGGATGGGGAATCTACTAATTTAATTCATAG GGATGTGAACCTTGAGagttctttattttctttgtctGATGTTGATTTTTCATTAGCAGGAGGTGAAAAAATTGTG GTGCAACTAACGGTTACTCCTAGAATAGAAGGCATTTTACAGATTGTTGGTGTAAAGTGGAAGTTGTCAGGTTCTGTTGTTGGCTTCCATAAATTTGACACTAACCCCATGAAGAAGATAAGCAGAAAACGAATACAGAAGGCTAAGCATCCTCATAGCGATAATTTAAAGTTTGTAGTTGTTAAG AGTGTACCCAAGCTTGAGGGTGTCATTCATCCACCACCTAAAAGGGCATATGCGGGAGATTTACGGCATCTTGTGTTGGAGTTAAAGAACAAATCTGAATTTGCTGTGAAG AATCTGAAAATAAAGATTAGTCATCCTAGATTCTTGAATCTTGGAAAGCAAGAAAGTTTGAACACCGAGTTTCCTGCTTGCTTAGAAAAGACAAATTCTGATCGGTCTGCTGAACATGCTAACCCCAATGACATTTCTCAGGCCCTGTTTCTATTTCCAGAG GACACAATTATTCAAGGGGAAACACCATTATTGTGGCCTCTTTGGTTTCGGGCAGCTGTTCCTGGGAACATTTCCTTGTACATAACTATATATTATGAGATGGGCGATACTTCAAGCACCATGAGATATCGCACTTTACGCATGCATTACAATTTGCAG GTATTGCCGTCATTGGATGTGTCATTCCTTATTAGTCCCTGTCCATCAAGATTGCAAGAGTTTCTTGTGCGCATGGATGTTGTCAACAAGACAAGCTCTGAAAGTTTCGAAATTCAACAGTTGTCATCTGTTGGGAACCAATGGGAAATCTCATTACTTCAACCTGTCGATGACATCATTCCTTCACAATCTTTGACCGCTCATCAAGCATTGTCATGTTTCTTCATGCTCAAG AATCATGGCAAGTCATCAACTTCTGAAGATGAGAAATCTTCCCATTCCCGACTTCGGAGAACTGATTTGAGATTCAGTAATGGACCACTTTTTGATATAGCTAGCTCTCCCCTGGCAGATTTCCACCATTCTGAAAGACTGCACCAGGAAATTTTACATAAG GGAGACACTAATCCAGTTGATTTCATATTGATTTCCCGGCCTTTGAAGAATGACATTAATCCTGAAGTGTCCGAGCCACCGCATCTTTATTCTCATCATGCATGTCACTGCAG TACTGCAAGCCCAAGTCCTATATCATGGCTAGTGGACGGACCTCGAACCTTGTATCATAACTTCTCTGCTTCCTTTTGTGAAATAAATCTTAGCATGACAATCTACAACTCATCAGATGTCGTTTCATCTGTACGCATAAACACCTCAGACTCCAGTACTAGTGATCATTCAGGCGATGCAACTCCAGTTCAACCTGCCACGTCTTCTGGCAACCAAGATGGATGGCATGACCTCTCACTAGCGACTGACATCAAAGTGACCTCCGATGCCCTTGGATCCCAGGTCAGTAAGTCAATTCCCGTGGAGAGCGTCTCCCCATTTATTTGGTCCGGGTCAAGCTCAACTAGAGTCCAACTTGATCCTATGTCAAGAACTGAAATTCCTCTTCAAGTTTGTGTATTCTCTCCCGGGACACATGATCTGTCGAACTATGTTTTGCATTGGAACCTTTTACTTTCTAACGATCAAGAAAATTGGGATGGAAGGTCTTCCGGGACATGCCAGGGATATCCGTATTACCTTACCGTACTCCAGTCggattga
- the LOC126593141 gene encoding uncharacterized protein LOC126593141 isoform X2 has product MNAGELATKILTEMRSTFGSDCQLLCINSSLDGVVEHQDYPWVLYKFEDLPTQPLRCFLNINDFNEIKDLMQDLSTKHIIPYMEQKIRALNQQVAATRKGFRNQIKNLWWRKGKDDVVDSPSGPMYTFNSIESQIRVLGDYAFMLCDYELALSNYRLISTDYKLDKAWKRYAGVQEMMGLAYFMLDQSRKDAEYCMENAFTTYLKVAPSSQQNATRCGLWWVEMLKTRYQYKEAATVYFRVCTEEPLHSAVMLEQASYCYLLSRPPMLHKYGFHLVLSGDRYKKCDQVKHAIRTYRGAMSVYTGTTWSHIKDHVHFHIGQWYALLGLYDLAVNHVLEVLACSHQSKKTQELFLRDFLQIVQKAGKAVEVSKLQLPEINISSVRVIFEDHRTYASSAAANVKEKIWVSLEEEMIPNLSTARTNWLELQSKLVPKKYKDSNVCVAGEAVRIDIEFKNPLQIPLLLSSVSLICELSAGSDEMKSDASSSLTEIQDGESTNLIHRDVNLESSLFSLSDVDFSLAGGEKIVVQLTVTPRIEGILQIVGVKWKLSGSVVGFHKFDTNPMKKISRKRIQKAKHPHSDNLKFVVVKSVPKLEGVIHPPPKRAYAGDLRHLVLELKNKSEFAVKNLKIKISHPRFLNLGKQESLNTEFPACLEKTNSDRSAEHANPNDISQALFLFPEDTIIQGETPLLWPLWFRAAVPGNISLYITIYYEMGDTSSTMRYRTLRMHYNLQVLPSLDVSFLISPCPSRLQEFLVRMDVVNKTSSESFEIQQLSSVGNQWEISLLQPVDDIIPSQSLTAHQALSCFFMLKNHGKSSTSEDEKSSHSRLRRTDLRFSNGPLFDIASSPLADFHHSERLHQEILHKGDTNPVDFILISRPLKNDINPEVSEPPHLYSHHACHCSTASPSPISWLVDGPRTLYHNFSASFCEINLSMTIYNSSDVVSSVRINTSDSSTSDHSGDATPVQPATSSGNQDGWHDLSLATDIKVTSDALGSQVSKSIPVESVSPFIWSGSSSTRVQLDPMSRTEIPLQVCVFSPGTHDLSNYVLHWNLLLSNDQENWDGRSSGTCQGYPYYLTVLQSD; this is encoded by the exons GTTGCTGCAACAAGGAAAGGTTTCAggaatcaaataaaaaatctatggtggagaaaaggaaaagatgaTGTGGTGGATTCTCCCAGTGGCCCTAT GTATACCTTTAACTCCATTGAATCCCAAATTAGAGTTTTGGGTGATTATGCCTTCATGCTATGTGATTATGAACTTGCATTGTCAAATTATCGCCTAATATCCACAGATTACAAGCTTGACAAAGCCTGGAAACGCTATGCTGGCGTACAG GAAATGATGGGGCTTGCATATTTCATGTTAGACCAATCAAGAAAGGATGCAGAGTATTGCATGGAAAACGCATTTACTACCTattta AAAGTTGCACCATCTAGCCAGCAAAATGCAACTAGGTGTGGTCTTTGGTGGGTGGAGATGTTGAAGACAAGATATCAGTATAAAGAGGCTGCAACTGTTTACTTCCGTGTTTGTACTGAG GAGCCGCTACATTCTGCTGTAATGCTTGAGCAAGCTTCTTATTGTTACTTGCTGTCTAGACCGCCTATGTTGCACAAATATGGATTTCATCTTGTTCTTTCTGGTGACCGTTACAAGAAATGTGATCAG GTCAAACATGCAATTCGCACATATAGAGGTGCCATGTCTGTGTATACAGGAACTACGTGGAGTCATATCAAAGACCATGTTCATTTCCATATTGGACA GTGGTATGCTCTTCTTGGGCTATATGATTTGGCTGTAAATCATGTGTTGGAGGTCCTGGCCTGTAGTCATCAGTCCAAGAAAACGCAGGAGTTATTCCTGAGAGACTTCCTTCAAATTGTTCAG AAAGCAGGGAAAGCAGTTGAAGTATCAAAGCTTCAATTGCCAGAGATCAATATTTCATCTGTTAGGGTAATTTTTGAGGATCATCGGACTTATGCATCATCTGCAGCT GCAAATGTCAAGGAAAAAATATGGGTCTCCTTAGAGGAGGAAATGATTCCAAATTTGTCTACCGCTAGAACTAATTGGTTGGAGTTACAATCAAAGCTTGTCCCAAAGAAGTACAAAGATTCAAATGTTTGTGTTGCAGGAG AAGCTGTCAGGATTGATATTGAATTCAAAAACCCATTGCAAATCCCCCTCCTCCTGTCTAGTGTTTCCCTAATATGCGAGCTTTCTGCAGGCTCTGATGAAATGAAATCTG ATGCAAGTAGCTCGTTGACGGAGATTCAGGATGGGGAATCTACTAATTTAATTCATAG GGATGTGAACCTTGAGagttctttattttctttgtctGATGTTGATTTTTCATTAGCAGGAGGTGAAAAAATTGTG GTGCAACTAACGGTTACTCCTAGAATAGAAGGCATTTTACAGATTGTTGGTGTAAAGTGGAAGTTGTCAGGTTCTGTTGTTGGCTTCCATAAATTTGACACTAACCCCATGAAGAAGATAAGCAGAAAACGAATACAGAAGGCTAAGCATCCTCATAGCGATAATTTAAAGTTTGTAGTTGTTAAG AGTGTACCCAAGCTTGAGGGTGTCATTCATCCACCACCTAAAAGGGCATATGCGGGAGATTTACGGCATCTTGTGTTGGAGTTAAAGAACAAATCTGAATTTGCTGTGAAG AATCTGAAAATAAAGATTAGTCATCCTAGATTCTTGAATCTTGGAAAGCAAGAAAGTTTGAACACCGAGTTTCCTGCTTGCTTAGAAAAGACAAATTCTGATCGGTCTGCTGAACATGCTAACCCCAATGACATTTCTCAGGCCCTGTTTCTATTTCCAGAG GACACAATTATTCAAGGGGAAACACCATTATTGTGGCCTCTTTGGTTTCGGGCAGCTGTTCCTGGGAACATTTCCTTGTACATAACTATATATTATGAGATGGGCGATACTTCAAGCACCATGAGATATCGCACTTTACGCATGCATTACAATTTGCAG GTATTGCCGTCATTGGATGTGTCATTCCTTATTAGTCCCTGTCCATCAAGATTGCAAGAGTTTCTTGTGCGCATGGATGTTGTCAACAAGACAAGCTCTGAAAGTTTCGAAATTCAACAGTTGTCATCTGTTGGGAACCAATGGGAAATCTCATTACTTCAACCTGTCGATGACATCATTCCTTCACAATCTTTGACCGCTCATCAAGCATTGTCATGTTTCTTCATGCTCAAG AATCATGGCAAGTCATCAACTTCTGAAGATGAGAAATCTTCCCATTCCCGACTTCGGAGAACTGATTTGAGATTCAGTAATGGACCACTTTTTGATATAGCTAGCTCTCCCCTGGCAGATTTCCACCATTCTGAAAGACTGCACCAGGAAATTTTACATAAG GGAGACACTAATCCAGTTGATTTCATATTGATTTCCCGGCCTTTGAAGAATGACATTAATCCTGAAGTGTCCGAGCCACCGCATCTTTATTCTCATCATGCATGTCACTGCAG TACTGCAAGCCCAAGTCCTATATCATGGCTAGTGGACGGACCTCGAACCTTGTATCATAACTTCTCTGCTTCCTTTTGTGAAATAAATCTTAGCATGACAATCTACAACTCATCAGATGTCGTTTCATCTGTACGCATAAACACCTCAGACTCCAGTACTAGTGATCATTCAGGCGATGCAACTCCAGTTCAACCTGCCACGTCTTCTGGCAACCAAGATGGATGGCATGACCTCTCACTAGCGACTGACATCAAAGTGACCTCCGATGCCCTTGGATCCCAGGTCAGTAAGTCAATTCCCGTGGAGAGCGTCTCCCCATTTATTTGGTCCGGGTCAAGCTCAACTAGAGTCCAACTTGATCCTATGTCAAGAACTGAAATTCCTCTTCAAGTTTGTGTATTCTCTCCCGGGACACATGATCTGTCGAACTATGTTTTGCATTGGAACCTTTTACTTTCTAACGATCAAGAAAATTGGGATGGAAGGTCTTCCGGGACATGCCAGGGATATCCGTATTACCTTACCGTACTCCAGTCggattga
- the LOC126593145 gene encoding syntaxin-121-like: MNDLFSGSFSRFRSEEQSPRRDDHVIEMGSTAAVRSGTAGVNLDKFFADVESVKDELKELERVYFSLQSSHEQSKTLHNASAVKDLRSRMDADVTLALKKAKVLKVRLEALDRSNAANRSLPNCGPGSSSDRTRISVVNGLRKKLKDSMDSFNALRQKISSEYRETVQRRYYTVSGQNPDEKTLDLLISTGESETFLQKAIQEQGRGQVLDTIQEIQERHDAVKDMERNLQELHQVFLDMAVLVQAQGEQIDDIENHVMRANSFVNSGTQQLTKARASQKNTRKWSCFAIILLLVIILIVILSLKPWNWGGGSNNNNNNINNPTPAAPPPPQPQ, from the exons ATGAACGATTTGTTCTCCGGCTCCTTCTCGCGGTTCCGGAGCGAGGAGCAGTCGCCGCGGCGCGATGATCACGTGATCGAGATGGGGTCGACGGCGGCGGTGAGGTCGGGCACCGCCGGAGTCAACCTCGACAAGTTCTTCGCCGACGTCGAGTCCGTCAAGGACGAGCTCAAGGAGCTCGAGCGCGTGTACTTCAGCCTCCAGTCCTCCCACGAGCAGAGCAAGACGCTCCACAACGCCTCCGCCGTCAAGGACCTCCGATCCCGCATGGACGCTGACGTCACTCTCGCTCTGAAGAAGGCCAAGGTGCTGAAGGTCCGCCTCGAGGCGCTAGACCGATCCAACGCCGCGAACCGGAGCCTGCCGAACTGCGGGCCGGGGTCGTCGTCGGACCGGACGCGGATCTCCGTCGTCAACGGCCTCCGCAAGAAGCTCAAGGACTCCATGGATAGCTTCAACGCTCTGCGGCAGAAGATCTCGTCCGAGTACCGCGAGACCGTACAGCGGAGGTACTACACCGTCTCCGGCCAAAATCCCGACGAGAAAACATTAGACCTCCTCATCTCCACCG GAGAGAGCGAAACGTTTCTGCAGAAGGCAATACAGGAGCAAGGGAGGGGCCAAGTCCTTGACACGATTCAGGAGATCCAGGAGCGACACGACGCCGTAAAGGACATGGAGAGGAACCTGCAGGAGCTGCACCAGGTGTTCCTGGACATGGCCGTGCTGGTGCAGGCGCAGGGGGAGCAGATCGACGACATCGAAAACCACGTCATGAGAGCCAACTCGTTCGTCAACAGTGGCACCCAGCAGCTCACCAAGGCCAGGGCCTCCCAGAAGAACACCCGCAAGTGGTCTTGCTTCGCCATTATTCTGCTGCTGGTTATTATTCTGATCGTGATCCTCAGCTTGAAGCCCTGGAATTGGGGTGGCGGTAGCAAtaacaacaataataatatCAATAATCCGACGCCCGCCGCGCCACCGCCACCGCAACCGCAgtag
- the LOC126593149 gene encoding syntaxin-121-like — MNDLLSSSFSEDSPDHHVIEMAATSTELNKFFQDVESVQNELNELQKINKSLQSAHEQSKSLHNSKAVKDLRSRMDADVHTALKTAKVLKVQLDALDKSNAANRSLPGCGPGSSSDRTRTSVVNGLRKKLKDSMDSFNDLRNKISSEHRETVQRRYFTVTGDNPDDKTLDLLISTGESETFLQKAIQEQGRWRVLDTIQEIQERHDGVKAMERNLNELHQVFMDMAVLVQAQGDQLDDIQGHVERANSYVHAGTQQLQKARFFQKNSRKWTCYGIILLLIIVGIILAATLPK; from the exons ATGAACGATTTGCTCTCCAGCTCCTTCTCCGAGGACTCGCCGGACCACCATGTCATTGAAATGGCGGCGACATCCACCGAACTCAACAAGTTTTTCCAGGACGTGGAGTCGGTCCAGAACGAGCTCAATGAGCTTCAAAAGATCAATAAGAGCTTGCAAAGCGCACACGAGCAGAGCAAGAGTCTCCACAACTCCAAGGCAGTCAAGGACCTCCGATCCCGCATGGACGCGGACGTCCATACCGCCCTTAAGACCGCTAAGGTTCTTAAGGTGCAGTTGGATGCATTGGACAAGTCCAACGCCGCCAATCGGAGCTTGCCTGGCTGCGGTCCTGGCTCCTCATCTGACCGGACACGGACGTCGGTGGTCAACGGGCTGAGGAAGAAGCTAAAGGATTCCATGGATAGCTTTAACGACTTGAGGAACAAGATCTCATCGGAGCATAGAGAGACCGTTCAGCGTAGGTACTTCACGGTCACCGGAGATAACCCCGACGACAAAACCCTAGACCTTCTCATCTCTACAG GTGAGAGCGAGACATTTTTACAGAAGGCAATCCAAGAGCAAGGAAGATGGAGGGTTTTGGACACCATACAAGAGATTCAAGAGAGACATGATGGTGTGAAGGCCATGGAAAGGAATCTGAATGAGTTGCACCAGGTGTTCATGGACATGGCAGTTCTTGTGCAAGCTCAAGGTGACCAGTTGGACGACATTCAGGGTCATGTGGAGAGAGCTAACTCGTACGTGCATGCTGGCACCCAGCAGTTGCAGAAGGCCAGGTTCTTCCAGAAAAACAGTCGTAAATGGACTTGTTATGGCATCATACTCTTGCTCATCATCGTTGGGATTATATTGGCCGCGACGCTGCCTAAATAG